In one window of Helianthus annuus cultivar XRQ/B chromosome 17, HanXRQr2.0-SUNRISE, whole genome shotgun sequence DNA:
- the LOC110922412 gene encoding protein FAR1-RELATED SEQUENCE 3-like has translation MFTGNTDLAIEQHAFAIYTNAVFAQVQKEIIKGKFLCYITNQTETSDSSLLIDVTHLDKRNNITNVYQVTYKTVDQSASCSCRNFTRIGYLCRHVFCVYRLKNVERIPPQYINDRWRRDALPKHVFSISSRYGVNPHAPSVMRNEILDLVTECVDVARTDEDALAKLVDQLRDFKINVLSKQPLSTTENESNECQMEEIVGQPINIPVEVANPEVARNKGCGTHTRISGPGEKAKAKPPKRPKQLRLCKRCGLYVDDHDSRNCLKVAAMKAAKAAAEQQRQTATGD, from the exons ATGTTCACTGGCAATACTGATTTAGCGATAGAACAGCACGCGTTCGCCATTTACACAAACGCTGTTTTCGCGCAAGTTCAAAAAGAGATAATTAAAGGGAAGTTTTTATGCTACATCACAAACCAAACCGAGACCAGCGATTCCAGTCTTCTGATAGACGTCACTCATTTGGATAAAAGGAACAACATCACAAACGTCTATCag GTTACGTATAAGACTGTGGATCAATCGGCCAGTTGCTCATGCAGGAATTTCACACGTATCGGATATCTGTGTCGCCATGTCTTTTGCGTCTATCGCTTGAAAAATGTTGAAAGGATTCCACCACAATACATAAACGATAGGTGGCGTCGAGATGCCCTCCCCAAACATGTTTTTTCAATTTCCAGTCGATACGGAGTCAACCCACATGCACCGTCCGTTATGCGGAATGAAATCCTCGACCTCGTTACTGAATGCGTTGATGTTGCTAGAACCGATGAGGATGCGTTGGCAAAACTGGTTGACCAACTCAGGGATTTCAAGATCAATGTTCTTTCCAAGCAACCTTTGTCAACaactgaaaatgaatcaaatgagTGTCAAATGGAAGAAATAGTTGGACAGCCAATCAACATTCCAGTCGAAGTTGCTAATCCAGAAGTTGCACGCAATAAAGGATGTGGTACTCATACTCGCATTTCTGGGCCCGGTGAGAAGGCCAAAGCAAAACCACCAAAACGTCCAAAGCAGCTTCGTTTATGCAAGCGTTGTGGTCTGTATGTCGACGACCACGACTCACGCAACTGCCTTAAGGTGGCTGCAATGAAAGCAGCAAAGGCAGCTGCTGAACAACAAAGGCAGACCGCCACTGGCGACTGA
- the LOC110925957 gene encoding probable LRR receptor-like serine/threonine-protein kinase At1g67720, producing MGLVLHILLLLLLLSCSIPPLLSQVTEFISIDCGGTSEHTDNKTGLPWVSDSGLIRHGTPVEIENFNGNSVQYQRRRDFPIDNKKYCYTLNTTERRRYLIRATFLYGSSQSENTYPKFQLYLDATKWATVSVLDASTVYIKEMVIRAPSSSVDVCLCCATTGSPFLSTLELRPLNLSMYATDFEDDFYLKVAARVNFGASSTEAVRYPDDPYDRIWDSDLAKRQNFLVGVAPGTVRINTTKEINTNTREYPPMKVMQTAVVGTQGLLSYRLNLEDFPANARAYAYFAEIQDLPANETRKFTMQDPYIPDYSNAVVNIEENANGSYTLYEPSYMNVSLSFVFSFSFKKTPDSTQGPLLNAVEISKYVLISSKTEKSDVNVVGTFRSMLANGDLIEEGDPCVPVQWEWVTCSASNPPRITKLELSESNFEGEIPSVIKDLEELTELWFNGNSLNGSIPDMSNLEKLTIIHLEDNMLTGSLPSYFGSLPNLKELYIQNNSLTGEIPPELLTGKIIFNYEGNHGLHKHGKKKSHFKLILGISVGILAALFILFVGSLLVLRYFRKKAPTQRSDDKGAISSRKSIIGSTAYSVARGSYMDEGVSYYFSLAEIEEATSGFSKKIGKGSFGPVYYGKMKDGKEVAVKMMADSSSHGAQQFVTEVALLSRIHHRNLVPLIGYCEEEHHRMLVYEYMHNGTLRDHVHDKVNKKHLDWRARLRIAEDSAKGLEYLHTGCNPSIIHRDIKTSNILLDINMRAKVSDFGLSRQTEEDLTHVSSVARGTVGYLDPEYYANQQLTEKSDVYSYGVVLLELISGRKPVSPEAYGADWSIVHWARSLIRKGDVVSIIDPTIAHDVKIESVWRIAEVAIQCVDQHGSSRPKMQEIILAIQDAIKIEKGNDGKITSESSRAQSSRKTLLTTFLDIESPDLSNECLFPSAR from the exons ATGGGTTTAGTTCttcacatattattattattattattactttccTGCTCAATCCCCCCTCTTCTCTCACAAGTTACAG AATTTATAAGTATAGACTGTGGAGGAACAAGTGAGCACACTGACAATAAAACCGGGTTACCATGGGTTTCGGATTCCGGGTTGATCCGGCATGGGACGCCAGTGGAGATTGAGAATTTTAATGGTAATTCAGTTCAGTATCAAAGGCGTAGAGATTTCCCTATAGACAACAAGAAGTATTGTTATACTTTGAATACAACAGAAAGAAGAAGATACTTAATCCGGGCTACATTTTTATATGGTAGTTCTCAAAGCGAAAACACATACCCGAAATTTCAGTTATATTTGGATGCAACTAAATGGGCTACTGTTAGTGTGTTGGATGCATCAACGGTTTATATTAAAGAGATGGTTATTAGAGCGCCTTCGAGCTCGGTTGATGTGTGTTTATGTTGTGCTACGACGGGTTCTCCGTTTTTGTCCACGCTTGAGCTCCGGCCGTTGAATCTTTCGATGTATGCTACTGATTTTGAGGATGATTTTTACTTAAAGGTGGCTGCTAGGGTCAATTTTGGTGCTTCAAGTACGGAAGCCGTAAG GTACCCGGATGACCCGTATGACCGGATATGGGATTCGGATCTTGCAAAACGACAAAACTTTCTGGTGGGAGTAGCACCGGGCACAGTGAGAATCAACACaacaaaagaaataaacacaAATACAAGAGAATATCCACCTATGAAAGTCATGCAAACTGCAGTTGTAGGCACTCAAGGGCTTCTTAGCTACAGATTAAACTTAGAAGACTTCCCCGCAAACGCTCGAGCTTACGCATATTTCGCAGAAATCCAGGATTTACCAGCAAACGAAACACGAAAATTCACAATGCAGGATCCTTACATACCTGATTATAGTAACGCTGTGGTGAATATCGAAGAAAATGCAAATGGAAGCTACACGTTATATGAACCGAGTTATATGAATGTCAGTTTGTCGTttgttttttcattttcttttaaaaagaCACCAGATTCTACACAAGGACCACTTCTGAATGCAGTTGAGATCAGTAAATATGTACTGATTTCATCAAAAACCGAAAAAAGCGATG TGAATGTTGTTGGAACGTTTCGGTCAATGCTTGCGAATGGGGATTTGATTGAAGAAGGCGATCCATGTGTTCCGGTTCAGTGGGAATGGGTGACTTGCAGCGCAAGTAATCCTCCACGAATCACCAAACT CGAATTGTCAGAATCGAATTTTGAAGGTGAAATTCCGTCAGTGATCAAAGACTTGGAAGAGTTGACCGAGTT GTGGTTTAATGGGAACTCCTTAAACGGGTCGATCCCCGATATGAGTAACCTTGAAAAATTGACAATTAT ACATCTAGAGGACAATATGTTGACTGGTTCTTTACCATCTTACTTTGGTAGTTTGCCAAACTTAAAAGAACT ATATATACAGAACAACTCTCTGACTGGAGAGATTCCTCCAGAACTACTGACCGGAAAAATAATCTTTAA CTATGAAGGTAATCACGGTCTACACAAACATGGGAAGAAAAAGTCACATTTTAAGTTGATACTCGGGATTTCAGTTGGAATACTTGCGGCTCTGTTTATATTATTCGTAGGAAGCTTGTTAGTACTACGTTATTTTAGAAAAAAGGCGCCGACTCAAAGAAGTGACGATAAAG GGGCGATTTCGTCACGCAAGAGCATTATAGGATCAACCGCGTACTCAGTGGCACGTGGAAGTTATATGGACGAAGGAGTATCGTATTACTTTTCACTTGCTGAGATAGAAGAAGCTACTAGTGGGTTCTCGAAAAAGATCGGTAAAGGAAGTTTTGGGCCTGTGTATTACGGAAAAATGAAAGATGGAAAGGAGGTGGCGGTTAAGATGATGGCTGACTCATCAAGCCATGGGGCGCAGCAGTTTGTTACCGAG GTCGCGCTGTTGTCGAGAATTCATCATAGAAATCTAGTACCGTTAATAGGATACTGTGAAGAAGAACATCATCGTATGCTGGTTTATGAGTACATGCACAATGGAACGTTACGAGATCACGTACATG ATAAAGTCAACAAGAAGCACTTGGACTGGAGAGCGCGTCTCCGAATCGCAGAAGATTCAGCCAAAG GCCTTGAGTATCTGCATACTGGTTGTAACCCGAGTATTATTCACCGCGACATAAAAACTAGCAATATTCTTTTAGACATTAACATGAGGGCAAAAGTTTCAGACTTCGGGCTTTCTAGGCAAACTGAAGAAGACTTGACACACGTATCAAGTGTAGCACGAGGAACCGTAGGCTACCTTGACCCCGA GTACTATGCTAACCAACAGCTAACTGAGAAAAGTGACGTCTATAGTTATGGGGTCGTTCTCTTAGAACTTATCTCAGGAAGAAAGCCTGTATCTCCGGAAGCATATGGAGCGGACTGGAGCATTGTTCACTGG GCGAGGTCTTTGATACGAAAAGGAGATGTTGTGAGCATTATAGATCCTACAATAGCGCACGATGTGAAGATTGAGTCTGTATGGAGGATAGCGGAAGTAGCAATACAATGTGTGGACCAGCATGGTTCTTCAAGGCCAAAGATGCAAGAAATAATATTGGCAATACAAGATGCAATCAAGATTGAAAAGGGAAATGATGGTAAGATAACCTCGGAAAGTTCTAGAGCGCAATCTTCGAGGAAAACGCTACTAACTACCTTTCTAGACATCGAGAGCCCAGACCTTTCGAATGAATGTTTATTCCCGTCTGCTAGATAA